DNA sequence from the Geminocystis sp. M7585_C2015_104 genome:
CCCTGGCGGTGCGGGAATGGGAGGGGATTTGATAGGCGTTGAGGGGATATGCCAATCCTTTGTCACTGAAGAAGAGAATGGTATCGTGTTCACTTCCAGTTACAAAGTGTTCTACAATGTCATCCTCCTTGAGAGAGGCACCCACTTTGCCTTTGGTGGCGCGATTCTGTGACTGGAAGGTGTCTAAGGGCATTTTCTTTAAATATCCCTGTTGAGTGAGAAGAATGGCCACTGGCACATTAGCAATCAAATCCGTGTCTTCTATTGACACCTCATCATCTATTATCTGGGTGCGTCGGGGAGTAGCATAAACGGACTTGATTTCTAATAATTCTTTTTCAATAACCTCATAAATCCTTTCCTTACTGGCCAAAATGTCCCTCAGTTGCCCAATTTGTTGTTGTAACTGCTGGTATTCGCTTTCTATTTTTTCCGCTTCCAAAGCCGTAAGGCGCCTTAATTGCATCTGTAGTATAGCCTCTGCCTGGGCGGGGGATAGTTGAAGGTTGGTAACCAGTTGTTGTTTTGCTACCTGAGTGTCATCCGCCCCACGAATTAGCTCAATTACCCTATCCAAATGCGCCAGGGCTGTTAGTAACCCCTGGAGGATATGGGCTTTTTCTTCTGCTTTTTGTAAATGGTAACGGGTGCGACGGGTGATTACTTCTTCCCGAAAGTCTAAGAAAACTCTTAAAAACTCCTTCAGAGACAATAATTGTGGTTTATTACCTACCAAGGCCAGCATATTTGCCCCAAAGTTTGTTTGTAGTGCAGTATGTTTATAGAGGTTGTTGAGGATAACCCGGGGATTGGCCTCTCGTTTCAATTCCAGCACAATGCGCATGCCACTGCGATCGCTTTCGTCGCGAATGTCAGAAATGCCTTCTATTTTCCTGTCATTGACCAGTTCAGCTATTTTTTCAATAAGGGCGGCTTTATTAGTTTGGAAGGGCAACTGGGTGATGATGATGGCATCTTTTTCCTGTCTGCCTCTAGAAATAGTTTCTACGTCGGCTACTCCTCGCAGGGTAATAGTGCCTCTGCCGGTGGTATAAGCCTCTTTAATGCCCTGTCTGCCCAGAATTTGTCCACCGGTAGGGAAGTCAGGGCCCGGTATATACTTCATTAATTCTACATCAGTAATATGGGGATTATGAATCAGGGCGATAGTACCATCAATCAACTCCCCCAGGTTATGGGGAGGTATATTTGTAGCCATGCCCACTGCAATCCCAGTGGCTCCATTAAGTAACAGTTGAGGGATTCTAGCGGGCAAAACCACTGGCTCTCGTTGGGAACCGTCAAAATTGTCTATAAAATCTACTGTGTCAGCTTCTATGTCTTGTAACAGGCCGTCCACTGACAAAGCCCGTAAACGGCATTCGGTGTAGCGCATTGCCGCCGGGGGGTCATTATCTATACTACCGAAATTCCCATGGCCATCGATCAAAGGCTCTCTCATGGAAAAATCTTGTGCCATCCTCACGAGGGCCTCGTATACTGCTGCATCGCCGTGAGGGTGGTATTTCCCCAACACTTCTCCTACTACCCTGGCGCATTTGCGGAAAGGTCTATCTGCCGTCAACCCCAGTTCGTACATGGCATACAGGATGCGACGGTGTACTGGTTTTAGCCCATCTCTTGCATCTGGCAATGCCCTTCCCACTATTACGCTCATGGCGTATTCTAAGTAGGAGTCTCTCATTTCCCTACTCAAGTCTGTGGGCACTATCCGCTCTTTTGCTGTCATACCTTTTCGCCTTATTTCCTCTTCAATCTCAATTCAATTTTTTGCTTAGGGTTGAAATTGGTCAGTTCGACTTTTTCTTTTCCCCTTTTGAGTCGGTTTACTTATTCTAACATATATTCGTTTATTTTTTATGGCTAATAATTCCAAATTTGAGGAGATTGGGCCTCACCTATAAACCAGGTAACATATTTTAATATCGCTGCCAAAAATAGCTTTTCTTTATAAGCGATATTATTTAGTTTATAAGCATTAAAAAAATTCACTGATAGGGTGATATATGAGTTTTGAAGAAAAGCTAGAGAGTTCAAAATTGACCCGAGGGATGTGGATACTGTGGATTTTATCCGCGGGATTAATTGCCTTGGATGGATTTGATTTTTTTATCATAGGGGTGGCCTTACCATTCATTGAAAAAGACTTCGAGCTAACGGCGACACAAATTG
Encoded proteins:
- the gyrA gene encoding DNA gyrase subunit A, with protein sequence MTAKERIVPTDLSREMRDSYLEYAMSVIVGRALPDARDGLKPVHRRILYAMYELGLTADRPFRKCARVVGEVLGKYHPHGDAAVYEALVRMAQDFSMREPLIDGHGNFGSIDNDPPAAMRYTECRLRALSVDGLLQDIEADTVDFIDNFDGSQREPVVLPARIPQLLLNGATGIAVGMATNIPPHNLGELIDGTIALIHNPHITDVELMKYIPGPDFPTGGQILGRQGIKEAYTTGRGTITLRGVADVETISRGRQEKDAIIITQLPFQTNKAALIEKIAELVNDRKIEGISDIRDESDRSGMRIVLELKREANPRVILNNLYKHTALQTNFGANMLALVGNKPQLLSLKEFLRVFLDFREEVITRRTRYHLQKAEEKAHILQGLLTALAHLDRVIELIRGADDTQVAKQQLVTNLQLSPAQAEAILQMQLRRLTALEAEKIESEYQQLQQQIGQLRDILASKERIYEVIEKELLEIKSVYATPRRTQIIDDEVSIEDTDLIANVPVAILLTQQGYLKKMPLDTFQSQNRATKGKVGASLKEDDIVEHFVTGSEHDTILFFSDKGLAYPLNAYQIPSHSRTARGVPIVQMLPIGSGEKITSIIAVGEFEENQYLIMLTEKGYIKKTPLAAFKNVRNKGLIAISLEQDDQLRWVRLAKQEDSILIGTKKGMAIHFHADNEQLRPLARNARGVKSMTLREGDKIVGMDVLPSNITANIAGDSEKVGEEMDTEVELGENSAPWALAVTTSGFGKRVPIAQFRLQKRGGMGVKAISFRKEGDELASLSVVHPHDEFMLITTKGMVIRCDVDTVSLQSRYASGVRLQRLEEDDAIAAVAIIPRQPFP